A genomic window from Terriglobia bacterium includes:
- a CDS encoding helix-turn-helix domain-containing protein: MSNADDAGVAGKVSKKLKRKTETLGQAIGAVITQLRLERNWSQVDLSIRSGYSTGWISQLENGKINPTLELVIAFADTFKLKLSQFFARAERKHLKKPVAASPSGKLKKKS, from the coding sequence TTGAGCAATGCCGATGATGCAGGAGTGGCCGGCAAAGTCAGCAAGAAGCTCAAGCGCAAAACGGAAACCCTGGGACAGGCGATTGGCGCTGTTATCACACAGCTCCGGCTTGAAAGAAATTGGTCCCAAGTCGACCTCTCGATCAGGTCTGGCTATTCGACTGGCTGGATCAGCCAGCTTGAAAACGGCAAGATCAATCCCACGCTTGAACTGGTCATTGCTTTCGCCGACACCTTTAAACTGAAGCTCTCGCAGTTCTTTGCCCGCGCCGAACGAAAGCACTTGAAAAAGCCTGTCGCCGCATCCCCTTCCGGCAAGCTCAAAAAGAAGAGCTAA
- a CDS encoding PspA/IM30 family protein, with product MWQRFTRMIRSFIGFFISVAEDPEMILQQNIRDMNDQVPRMNESIAMVKANATLLEREEAKYQTDVANLTAKVKAAIQGNRDDIAGSYAAQLQTTKAALARTQAQLTTARAAFDKAMAVKKAFMDEKDRKTQEALSAIADYRRAQWQKKVADVMEQFNVAGISQTHDEMLRKIEEQTAVNEARMDMAMGNVDQQKMKIEEDAQKLQAAELVKQFKIEMGMAAPAAGGSSEKTIGGKEPQKTS from the coding sequence ATGTGGCAACGTTTCACCCGCATGATCCGGTCCTTCATCGGCTTCTTCATTTCCGTGGCGGAAGACCCGGAGATGATCCTGCAGCAGAACATTCGTGACATGAATGACCAGGTGCCGCGCATGAATGAGAGTATCGCCATGGTCAAAGCCAACGCCACGCTGCTGGAGCGCGAAGAAGCCAAGTATCAAACGGACGTTGCCAACCTGACCGCCAAGGTCAAAGCGGCCATCCAGGGCAACCGCGACGACATTGCCGGCAGCTATGCAGCGCAACTCCAGACCACCAAGGCCGCGCTGGCACGTACCCAAGCACAGCTCACCACGGCCCGCGCCGCCTTTGACAAGGCCATGGCGGTCAAAAAAGCATTTATGGACGAAAAAGACCGCAAGACGCAGGAAGCGCTCAGCGCCATTGCCGACTATCGCCGCGCCCAGTGGCAGAAGAAAGTGGCTGACGTGATGGAACAATTCAACGTCGCCGGCATCAGCCAGACGCACGACGAAATGCTGCGCAAGATCGAAGAGCAGACCGCCGTCAACGAAGCGCGCATGGACATGGCCATGGGCAACGTTGACCAGCAGAAGATGAAGATTGAAGAAGACGCGCAAAAGCTGCAGGCCGCCGAACTGGTGAAGCAGTTCAAGATTGAAATGGGAATGGCCGCGCCTGCGGCGGGTGGCTCGTCGGAGAAAACCATCGGCGGCAAAGAGCCGCAGAAGACGTCATAG
- a CDS encoding HNH endonuclease, whose translation MKFYVAITDLSWYSYLADQRPDEVNFWRPSGLDTFRAVEPGEPFLFKLHSPRNFIVGGGFFSRFTQCPVHYAWDAFQYKNGTPSFAEFRELLGQRRHLPGPIGQEEIIGCILLQQPFFFKPNEWIPASDWRPGIQRGKTYDTETFEGQSLWQEVQARLAGSSPALDESVSIAIQKYGKPQVILPRLGQGAFRIIVADAYKRRCAFSASRVLHVLESAHIKPYASSGTHSPTNGILLREDIHTLFDLGYLTVTPDYKVEVSKKIKEEFDNGVEYYSMHGKEIRLPDIEQFRPAKEMLTWHNEKIFRP comes from the coding sequence ATGAAATTCTACGTCGCCATAACGGACCTTTCTTGGTACTCGTACCTAGCTGACCAAAGGCCAGATGAGGTCAACTTCTGGCGACCGTCGGGCCTAGACACGTTCCGAGCTGTTGAACCAGGCGAACCGTTTCTGTTCAAGCTGCATAGTCCGCGAAATTTCATAGTCGGCGGTGGTTTCTTCAGTCGTTTCACTCAATGCCCGGTTCATTATGCGTGGGACGCATTCCAATACAAGAATGGAACGCCATCGTTTGCAGAATTCCGTGAACTCCTCGGCCAACGTCGCCACCTACCGGGCCCAATCGGGCAGGAGGAGATAATCGGCTGCATTCTGCTACAGCAACCGTTCTTTTTTAAGCCCAATGAATGGATTCCTGCCAGTGATTGGCGTCCGGGAATCCAACGAGGAAAAACGTATGACACTGAAACGTTCGAAGGGCAGAGCCTTTGGCAGGAAGTTCAGGCCCGTCTGGCGGGATCCTCCCCTGCTTTAGATGAGTCCGTTAGCATCGCTATTCAGAAATACGGCAAACCTCAAGTTATCCTCCCACGCCTAGGTCAAGGAGCGTTCCGAATCATTGTCGCCGACGCGTACAAGCGTCGATGTGCGTTCTCCGCATCGCGGGTTTTGCATGTACTCGAATCAGCGCATATCAAGCCCTACGCTTCGAGCGGCACGCATTCCCCTACGAATGGCATTCTGCTACGCGAAGATATCCACACCCTGTTTGACTTGGGCTACCTCACCGTGACGCCTGATTACAAAGTTGAGGTGAGCAAGAAAATCAAGGAGGAGTTCGACAATGGTGTCGAATACTACAGCATGCACGGCAAAGAGATTCGTCTGCCAGATATTGAACAGTTTAGACCCGCTAAGGAGATGCTGACTTGGCACAATGAGAAGATTTTTCGTCCTTGA
- a CDS encoding OmpA family protein, translated as MAVKIEKGGWILIFIIGLVLVGYGLNRYGYLDMSKWTGGSKGSSGSKIDTSKPLEVPVSSGSSGGGDSAEIRVRVNVWVGCVGGLVANGGLETAPDSIFGKKGLKVSFKIIDDWTEGASALATNNVDVMLTTLDVYAKDYGQFQEKGFGSHAFLMVDWSRGADGVIGKQGINSIEDLAGKTVAFAPYTPSHFLLWNGLNTSGLSTDQKNDIFKNAVHTKDGIEPAVLFAQQKVDAAVAWDPDMSDAVTKRAGAKKIYDTRIANRLVADILVVSDRFAAAHPQTLLKFAQGWLEGVEFVRTQPERAYNLIGTVKDFNIPSDLAKTMLGGVKLADYADNTSFFGANNGKSDYANIFGQAQGMYRELRMIKHTSNAEDSLDRRYVQALANSGFSTASSEAPIEYRAPSKGAVPIATQHRSIYFDPNSARMSLDSRAVVDEIGGQMRAYENTIVDIEGNTDSTGARAYNMQLSRQRADAVKQYLMEKYGFPGARFRIAGNGPDKPLETNATPEGREKNRRTDIKVYANPGE; from the coding sequence ATGGCCGTGAAAATCGAAAAAGGTGGCTGGATCCTCATCTTCATTATTGGCTTGGTCCTGGTGGGTTACGGCCTGAACCGTTATGGCTACCTCGACATGAGCAAGTGGACGGGCGGCAGCAAGGGCTCCTCCGGCAGCAAGATTGACACGTCCAAGCCGCTCGAAGTGCCGGTTTCTTCGGGCAGCAGCGGCGGCGGTGACAGCGCGGAAATCCGCGTGCGCGTCAACGTCTGGGTGGGCTGCGTCGGCGGTCTGGTCGCCAACGGCGGCCTGGAAACCGCGCCGGACTCCATCTTCGGCAAGAAGGGCCTGAAAGTCTCCTTCAAGATCATTGACGACTGGACGGAAGGCGCCTCCGCGCTGGCCACCAACAACGTTGACGTCATGCTCACCACGCTGGACGTCTACGCCAAAGACTACGGCCAGTTCCAGGAGAAGGGCTTCGGCTCGCATGCGTTTCTCATGGTGGACTGGTCACGCGGCGCCGACGGCGTGATCGGCAAGCAGGGCATCAACAGCATTGAAGACCTGGCCGGCAAGACCGTGGCGTTTGCGCCGTATACGCCGTCCCACTTCCTGTTGTGGAACGGCCTGAATACTTCCGGACTGAGCACCGACCAGAAGAATGACATTTTCAAAAACGCCGTCCACACCAAAGACGGAATCGAGCCTGCCGTGCTCTTTGCCCAGCAAAAGGTTGACGCCGCCGTGGCCTGGGACCCGGATATGAGTGACGCGGTGACCAAGCGCGCGGGAGCCAAGAAGATTTATGACACGCGCATCGCCAACCGCCTGGTGGCCGACATCCTGGTGGTGAGCGACCGCTTTGCCGCCGCCCATCCCCAAACACTGCTCAAATTTGCCCAGGGATGGTTGGAAGGTGTGGAGTTCGTGCGCACCCAGCCGGAGCGCGCTTACAACCTGATCGGCACGGTCAAGGACTTCAACATTCCTTCTGACCTGGCCAAGACCATGCTGGGCGGCGTGAAGCTGGCTGACTACGCGGACAATACCTCTTTCTTCGGCGCCAACAACGGCAAGTCCGACTACGCCAACATTTTTGGCCAGGCGCAGGGCATGTATCGCGAGCTGCGGATGATCAAGCACACCAGCAACGCGGAAGACAGCCTGGACCGCCGATACGTGCAGGCGCTGGCCAACAGCGGCTTCTCCACGGCTTCGTCGGAGGCGCCCATCGAGTACCGGGCGCCGTCCAAGGGCGCGGTTCCCATCGCCACGCAGCACCGCTCCATCTACTTTGATCCCAACTCCGCCCGCATGAGCCTGGACTCGCGCGCGGTGGTGGACGAAATCGGCGGGCAGATGCGCGCCTACGAAAACACCATTGTGGACATTGAAGGCAACACGGATTCCACCGGCGCCCGCGCTTACAACATGCAGCTCTCGCGCCAGCGCGCCGACGCCGTCAAACAATACCTGATGGAGAAGTACGGCTTCCCCGGCGCCCGCTTCCGCATTGCCGGCAACGGCCCGGACAAGCCGCTGGAAACCAACGCGACTCCGGAAGGCCGCGAAAAGAACCGGCGCACGGACATCAAGGTGTACGCGAACCCGGGCGAGTAG
- a CDS encoding ABC transporter permease: MSPNPLANTARRTMLFSEIVSIAVDSFRTSKVRFALTALGMVIGTASLIMVVTIGLTGKQYVMNQIQAIGANLIYAYYEGATNTTGGNNGTDYLTIEDMQAVVLQVPGIRAASPMLELHDRIGVGGGKERDILVLGVAPQYSAVRNLEILAGRFFDEEDAKSRAHVAVVTQQFAQRLYGSQEAAKGQGIKIRSLPFVIIGTFRERVETFGQSEIAGDTILIPYSVGRYFTGNDAVKQVFFSISDAGQVPQATELIRHVLQSRHRPESVYRVENLTQLLDVAAKTANALTLVLLGVAVLVLAVSGVGIMNIMLANVRTRIREIGIRKAIGATNREIRLQFLTEAVLISLAGGVLGTLIGLAIPFSVRFFSEYRVPISGLSAIIALATACLVGVVFGTLPATRAAQLDPVEALHYE, translated from the coding sequence ATGAGTCCGAATCCACTGGCCAACACCGCCCGGCGCACCATGCTCTTCAGCGAGATCGTGAGCATTGCCGTGGATTCCTTCCGCACCAGCAAAGTGCGCTTCGCCCTGACCGCGCTGGGGATGGTCATCGGCACCGCGTCGTTGATCATGGTGGTGACCATCGGCCTCACCGGCAAACAGTACGTGATGAACCAGATCCAGGCCATCGGCGCCAACCTGATTTACGCCTACTATGAAGGCGCCACCAACACCACCGGCGGCAACAACGGCACAGACTACCTGACCATTGAAGACATGCAGGCCGTGGTGCTGCAGGTCCCGGGGATTCGCGCGGCATCGCCCATGCTGGAGCTGCATGACCGCATCGGCGTGGGCGGCGGCAAAGAGCGCGACATCCTGGTGCTGGGCGTGGCCCCGCAGTATTCCGCCGTGCGCAACCTGGAGATCCTGGCCGGCAGGTTCTTTGACGAAGAAGACGCCAAGTCGCGCGCCCACGTTGCCGTGGTGACGCAGCAGTTCGCCCAGCGGCTGTATGGCTCACAAGAAGCAGCGAAAGGCCAGGGCATCAAGATCCGCAGCCTGCCGTTCGTCATCATCGGCACCTTCCGCGAGCGGGTGGAGACCTTTGGCCAGTCGGAGATTGCCGGCGACACCATCCTGATTCCCTACAGCGTGGGCCGCTATTTTACCGGCAACGACGCCGTGAAACAGGTGTTCTTCTCCATCTCTGACGCCGGCCAGGTCCCGCAGGCCACGGAGTTGATCCGCCACGTGCTGCAGTCGCGCCACCGTCCGGAGTCGGTGTACCGCGTGGAGAACCTCACCCAGCTTCTGGACGTGGCCGCCAAAACCGCCAACGCGCTTACCCTGGTGCTGCTGGGCGTGGCCGTGCTGGTGCTGGCGGTGAGCGGCGTGGGCATCATGAACATCATGCTGGCCAACGTGCGCACCCGCATCCGCGAGATCGGCATCCGCAAGGCCATCGGCGCCACCAACCGTGAAATCCGCCTGCAGTTTTTGACCGAAGCCGTGCTCATCTCCCTGGCCGGCGGCGTGCTGGGGACCTTGATCGGCCTGGCCATACCGTTTTCCGTGCGCTTTTTTAGCGAATACCGTGTGCCGATTTCCGGTTTGTCGGCGATCATCGCCCTGGCGACGGCGTGCCTGGTGGGCGTGGTCTTCGGTACGCTGCCCGCGACCCGCGCCGCCCAGCTTGACCCGGTGGAAGCGCTGCATTATGAGTGA
- a CDS encoding ribbon-helix-helix domain-containing protein: MPRKTPSLFVHLRLKKELVEKLDEFRFTHRFESRTEAIHWPLEFALRQDPKPKK; the protein is encoded by the coding sequence ATGCCGCGGAAAACACCGTCGCTATTCGTTCATTTGCGCCTGAAAAAGGAACTGGTGGAGAAGCTCGACGAATTCCGGTTCACCCACCGGTTTGAGTCGCGGACCGAGGCCATCCACTGGCCGCTGGAGTTTGCCTTGCGCCAGGATCCTAAGCCGAAAAAATAG
- a CDS encoding ABC transporter ATP-binding protein, which yields MENKKSKITIRNLARTFYSPKGEKIEALKDINLDVEDAFSSAGRDIGEFRVLLGPSGCGKSTLLRMIAGLDQPSSGEVLVNGQPVTGPGKDRGMVFQKYTSFPWLTVRENVEYGMKINGVPAPQRAETSNHLLTAVGLSQFADVYPDTLSGGMQQRVAIARTLALRPSVILMDEPFGALDAQTRSEMQQLLLKIWDETACTILFVTHDVEEAVYLADRIFIMSSHPGTIVEDVEVPFDRPRELELKEKNEFHELQHYVLGRLRRAPGAGGNVRVSI from the coding sequence ATGGAAAATAAGAAATCCAAGATCACCATCCGCAACCTGGCCCGCACTTTTTACTCACCCAAGGGCGAAAAGATTGAAGCGCTCAAAGACATCAACCTGGACGTGGAAGATGCTTTTTCTTCCGCCGGGCGCGACATCGGCGAATTCCGCGTGCTCCTGGGGCCTTCCGGCTGCGGCAAATCCACCTTGCTGCGCATGATCGCCGGCCTGGACCAGCCCAGCAGCGGTGAAGTGCTGGTCAACGGCCAGCCAGTCACCGGTCCAGGCAAAGACCGCGGCATGGTCTTCCAGAAATACACGTCGTTCCCCTGGCTCACGGTGCGCGAGAACGTGGAATATGGGATGAAGATCAACGGCGTCCCCGCCCCACAACGCGCGGAAACTTCCAACCACCTGCTCACCGCTGTGGGGCTTTCGCAATTTGCTGACGTTTATCCGGACACGCTTTCCGGCGGTATGCAGCAGCGCGTGGCCATCGCCCGCACGCTGGCCCTGCGTCCGTCCGTCATCCTGATGGACGAGCCTTTTGGCGCCCTGGACGCCCAGACCCGCAGCGAAATGCAGCAACTTCTTCTGAAAATCTGGGATGAGACCGCGTGTACAATTCTGTTTGTCACGCATGACGTGGAAGAGGCCGTGTACCTGGCGGACAGGATCTTTATTATGAGCTCGCATCCGGGGACCATTGTGGAAGACGTTGAGGTGCCCTTCGACCGTCCGCGCGAACTCGAACTCAAAGAAAAGAACGAGTTTCACGAGTTGCAGCACTACGTCCTGGGACGTTTGCGGCGGGCTCCCGGCGCCGGCGGCAACGTGAGGGTGAGTATCTGA
- a CDS encoding DUF4412 domain-containing protein produces MYRAFSGVLALALIFSLSAPCFADFQYTETSKMTGGAAAGAMKMAGIFSKDARQATKGMEATVSVKRNKMRRDESAGEVAIYDLDARKIIHLDLKHKTYYEVTFDEMRAQMEEARRKAAAEQAKHGKSKGEDPQVKIIPRVKIVPGKDTKKILDYTAKEVKTRVDMEVQSQDPKYKDQSANMWVSADSWIAPVRGYDEVKHFYMRMAKELDWVPGAALGGNAQISPAMVEYRKSANDLNGMPLQSLVSVGMGTADAAARPAKSEEKESSGNPITRGIGGVFSKKKKHDDDDQEKAPAGVAGSLMDMSMEVTSISVKPIDASLFEVPAGFKLDNKDHKVK; encoded by the coding sequence ATGTATAGGGCTTTTTCCGGCGTGCTCGCGCTGGCGCTGATCTTTTCCCTGTCCGCACCTTGTTTCGCAGATTTTCAATACACAGAAACCAGCAAGATGACCGGCGGCGCCGCGGCCGGAGCCATGAAAATGGCCGGCATCTTCAGCAAAGACGCGCGCCAGGCCACCAAAGGCATGGAAGCCACCGTCAGCGTGAAGCGCAATAAGATGCGTCGCGACGAAAGCGCAGGCGAAGTCGCCATCTATGACCTGGACGCGCGCAAGATCATCCACCTGGACCTGAAGCACAAGACCTATTACGAGGTCACGTTCGACGAAATGCGCGCGCAAATGGAAGAAGCCCGCAGGAAAGCCGCTGCCGAACAGGCCAAACACGGCAAGAGCAAAGGTGAAGACCCGCAGGTGAAGATCATTCCCCGTGTGAAAATCGTCCCCGGCAAAGACACCAAGAAGATCCTGGATTACACCGCCAAAGAAGTCAAAACGCGCGTGGACATGGAAGTGCAATCGCAAGACCCGAAATATAAAGACCAGAGCGCCAACATGTGGGTGAGCGCGGATTCCTGGATTGCCCCGGTGCGGGGCTATGACGAAGTCAAGCATTTCTACATGCGCATGGCCAAAGAATTGGACTGGGTCCCCGGAGCAGCGCTGGGAGGCAACGCGCAGATCAGCCCGGCCATGGTGGAGTATCGCAAGAGCGCCAACGACTTAAACGGGATGCCCTTGCAGTCGCTGGTAAGCGTGGGTATGGGCACGGCTGACGCCGCTGCGCGTCCGGCGAAAAGCGAGGAGAAAGAGTCGTCCGGCAACCCCATCACCCGGGGCATTGGCGGAGTGTTCAGCAAAAAGAAAAAGCACGATGACGACGATCAGGAAAAGGCTCCCGCCGGGGTTGCGGGCTCGTTGATGGACATGAGCATGGAAGTCACGTCCATTTCGGTCAAGCCGATTGACGCCAGCCTGTTTGAAGTCCCTGCGGGTTTCAAGCTGGACAACAAAGACCACAAAGTGAAGTAG
- a CDS encoding PIN domain-containing protein, with protein MNTLNFLDANVWLALLWSRHAHSEKARSWFEQAANEQFFFCRFTQITVLRLLTTEAIMGQDVKTMSEAWALWDRLWADSRIMFLAEPDDLDKAFRAFSRMSNRSPKVWADAYLLAFASVAGLKLITFDRALKSYDANVRLL; from the coding sequence ATGAACACGTTGAATTTCCTTGATGCCAACGTGTGGTTGGCGCTTCTTTGGAGCCGGCACGCGCATTCAGAGAAGGCCAGGTCTTGGTTCGAGCAGGCCGCCAACGAGCAGTTCTTCTTCTGCCGTTTTACTCAAATCACCGTTCTCCGGCTCCTAACAACTGAGGCGATCATGGGCCAAGACGTTAAGACCATGTCTGAAGCATGGGCCTTGTGGGACCGCCTGTGGGCTGACAGCCGCATCATGTTCCTCGCTGAGCCCGACGACCTCGATAAAGCTTTTCGCGCCTTCTCGCGCATGTCCAATCGCTCGCCCAAAGTCTGGGCTGACGCCTATCTTCTGGCCTTCGCCTCGGTAGCGGGTTTGAAGCTCATCACGTTTGACCGAGCGCTGAAATCCTACGATGCGAATGTGCGTTTGCTCTAG
- the recA gene encoding recombinase RecA: MADERAEKNRAIDLALSQIEKQFGKGSIMRLGNKEAIVPIAVISTGSISFDAALGVGGFPRGRVVEIFGPESSGKTTVALQVVAEAQKAGGMAAFVDAEHALDPAYAKKLGVDVDNLLVSQPDWGEQALEIAEALVRSNAIDVLVVDSVAALVPKAELEGEMGDSHMGLQARLMSQALRKLTGIVSKSRTCLVFINQIREKIGVMFGNPETTTGGRALKFYSSVRVDIRRIAAIKDGDVVVGNRTKIKVVKNKTAAPFREAEFDIMYGEGISREGDLIDLGVAKEMVEKSGSWFSYKGERIGQGRENAKQFLKDNQDVMVKLETELRKELGLKSLVPEPPAPTPEQKQAVAVTHGKVATVGKR; encoded by the coding sequence ATGGCTGACGAAAGAGCAGAGAAGAACCGAGCGATTGATCTTGCGCTGTCGCAGATTGAAAAGCAGTTTGGCAAGGGGTCCATTATGCGGCTGGGGAACAAGGAGGCGATTGTCCCCATCGCGGTGATCTCCACCGGCTCCATTTCCTTTGACGCCGCGCTGGGCGTGGGCGGCTTCCCCCGCGGACGCGTGGTGGAAATCTTTGGCCCGGAATCCAGCGGCAAGACCACCGTGGCGCTGCAGGTGGTGGCCGAAGCTCAGAAGGCCGGCGGCATGGCCGCATTCGTTGACGCTGAGCACGCCCTCGATCCCGCGTACGCCAAAAAGCTGGGCGTGGACGTGGACAACCTGCTGGTCTCCCAGCCTGACTGGGGCGAGCAGGCGCTGGAAATTGCCGAAGCCCTGGTCCGCTCCAACGCGATTGACGTTCTGGTGGTGGACTCGGTGGCCGCGCTGGTCCCCAAAGCCGAACTGGAAGGCGAAATGGGTGACAGCCACATGGGCCTGCAGGCCCGGTTGATGTCGCAAGCGCTGCGCAAGCTGACAGGGATTGTTTCCAAGTCGCGCACCTGTCTGGTGTTTATCAACCAGATCAGAGAGAAGATTGGCGTGATGTTCGGCAACCCGGAAACCACCACCGGCGGACGCGCGCTGAAGTTCTATTCGTCCGTCCGCGTGGATATCCGCAGGATTGCGGCGATTAAAGACGGTGATGTGGTGGTCGGCAACCGGACCAAAATCAAAGTCGTCAAGAACAAGACCGCGGCGCCCTTCCGCGAAGCTGAATTTGACATCATGTACGGTGAAGGCATCTCCCGCGAAGGCGACCTGATTGATCTGGGCGTGGCCAAAGAGATGGTGGAGAAGTCCGGCTCATGGTTCAGCTATAAGGGCGAGCGCATTGGCCAGGGCCGCGAAAACGCCAAGCAGTTCCTGAAAGACAACCAGGACGTGATGGTCAAGCTGGAAACCGAGCTGCGCAAAGAGCTGGGATTGAAATCACTTGTCCCCGAGCCGCCCGCGCCCACGCCGGAGCAGAAACAGGCCGTCGCCGTGACGCACGGGAAAGTGGCGACGGTGGGGAAGAGATAG
- a CDS encoding ABC transporter permease codes for MAELLTIRRETTRGTKITLAVVAWVAVILAWVLITKWELISSYVFPTPGEVLQAFAPLFRERGLLENVYASWLRIGQAFLWCAVIAIPLGLLMASFRWLYDLINPVAAPMRSMPITAFLPAFIGLFGIGETMKVAFLWFGMFFYLLAVVVEEVNRVDTSLLETAYTLGAKRMQVLWLMFRASIPGIFASFRILYDIGWTYVILAEIVNRKKGVGAMVQSAYEFHRPDLVYAGIIAIGVAAFLFRFALTLLEKVLFPWRQVTQASEARVSVPSVRRGKAVPDGK; via the coding sequence ATGGCTGAACTCCTCACAATTCGCAGGGAAACAACGCGCGGCACCAAGATCACGCTGGCCGTAGTGGCATGGGTGGCGGTCATCCTGGCCTGGGTGCTCATCACCAAATGGGAACTGATCAGCAGTTACGTTTTCCCCACGCCGGGCGAAGTACTGCAGGCTTTTGCTCCGCTCTTCCGGGAGCGTGGCTTGCTGGAGAACGTTTACGCCAGCTGGCTGCGCATTGGCCAGGCCTTCCTGTGGTGCGCCGTCATCGCCATTCCACTGGGGCTGCTGATGGCCAGCTTCCGCTGGCTGTATGACCTGATCAATCCCGTGGCCGCGCCCATGCGCTCCATGCCGATTACCGCATTTCTTCCGGCGTTTATCGGCTTGTTCGGCATTGGCGAGACCATGAAAGTCGCGTTCCTGTGGTTCGGCATGTTCTTTTACCTGCTGGCGGTGGTGGTGGAAGAAGTCAACCGCGTGGACACTTCTTTACTGGAGACGGCCTACACGCTGGGCGCCAAGCGAATGCAAGTCCTGTGGCTGATGTTCCGGGCTTCGATACCCGGCATTTTCGCTTCGTTCCGCATCCTTTATGACATTGGATGGACGTACGTGATTCTGGCGGAGATCGTGAACCGCAAGAAAGGCGTGGGCGCCATGGTGCAATCGGCGTATGAATTTCACCGGCCGGACCTGGTGTACGCCGGCATCATCGCCATTGGCGTGGCGGCGTTCCTGTTCCGCTTCGCCTTAACGCTGTTGGAAAAAGTCCTGTTCCCCTGGCGCCAGGTGACGCAGGCATCGGAAGCGCGCGTGTCTGTCCCCAGCGTGCGGCGCGGCAAGGCGGTGCCTGATGGAAAATAA